From the Kribbella sp. CA-293567 genome, the window CAACGATGCCGGTGCCACTGATGCCGGAGACGTCGTGATGGCGGATGAGGTGGAAGCGGCGTGGGCCGGCCGCCGCGGCGACCTTCAGGTGTCTTCGCGGGGGCCGCAGCATCGTCGCGGGTCTGCCGGGGGTCTCTTCCATGACGACAGTCAACGCTCGTTCGGTGCGTTCGACCATGAACTGGAGCTGTATCCACAGGTCACCGGCCATGCACCCCATGAGGTCACTCGATCGACGTAATCTGATTGCACAGAGTGATCGAGCAAGCTGGGAGGAGCGGGCCGATGACAGTCATCGACCAGTGGACGGGCCGACACGCACGCGCCCTGCAAGCGGCGATGCGGTTGACCAGTGAGGCATTCGCCGAGCACCTCGGCATCTCACCTCGTACGGTGGCCAAGTGGCGCAAGCGCCCGGACATGGTCCCCAGCGCCCAACTCCAGGAGGCGCTCGACACCTCCCTGCATCGCGCGTCGCCGGAAGCTCAAAGCCGGTTCAACGCCAGTCTCGGCGCACCACAGCTCGACCACTTGGCGCTGGATGATTCGATGGTCGACCAACTGCAGGCCGCGTTGGGAGAGTTGTCCCGGATCGTGACGGCGCTCGAAACGGCTGGCATCCAGACAGGACGTGGAAGGGACGGGTAGATGAGGCGACGTCCGGTGAACTCGTCGAGTGTGAGGTCGGTGGGCTACCACCTGGCCTCCAGGACACTTGAACTGGAGTACGTGAACGGCAGCGTCTACCAGTACTACGAGGTGCCGCAGCCGACGTACGCCGGTCTGCTGGCCGCGCCCAGTATCGGCAACTTCGTCAACACCCGGATCAAGCCGTACTTCGACGTCGCCGAGGTCTGAGTGGCGCCAGGGGTTTTCGCTGTCTCACCGGCGGGCACAAGTGGGTGGATCCACGGGGGTACTTGCCAGGAGGTGGACATGCGCACTCGTAGAGCCTCTACGACCGGTTCTCGCGTCATCACGATCATCGTGGTGGTGTGGTTGTTGATAGGCCTCGCCGCGGCCGGACAACGGAGTTACTTCAAGAACGACAACGCCAGCTGCGCGAAGGTCGGCACGATCGTCGTCACGATCCTCGCCGGCCCACTGAACTACATCGGTGCGAATCCGAAGATCGACTGTGAGGCACCGCAACCGTCTCGCTGACAGGTCGCACGGCTGCGGACGCTCCGGTGTCCGCAGCCGTGCTGTCTGCGCCCGGCCGTCGCTAGGCTCCGAGCCAACCGACTCAGGAGGCGACGGCCTTGGTGGACGTATTA encodes:
- a CDS encoding helix-turn-helix domain-containing protein translates to MTVIDQWTGRHARALQAAMRLTSEAFAEHLGISPRTVAKWRKRPDMVPSAQLQEALDTSLHRASPEAQSRFNASLGAPQLDHLALDDSMVDQLQAALGELSRIVTALETAGIQTGRGRDG
- a CDS encoding KTSC domain-containing protein, with protein sequence MRRRPVNSSSVRSVGYHLASRTLELEYVNGSVYQYYEVPQPTYAGLLAAPSIGNFVNTRIKPYFDVAEV